In a genomic window of Nomascus leucogenys isolate Asia chromosome 4, Asia_NLE_v1, whole genome shotgun sequence:
- the C4H3orf62 gene encoding uncharacterized protein C3orf62 homolog isoform X1, whose protein sequence is MTVGWVGVTALRTWSLLGEMSEKLRRCRKELTAAIDRAFEGVSYSQECTGQQRLELSAAPLSSALLVPRLLCRRHPLAACSSAAPFAAVPCAPKNENPAFATNHAPVNAKPHALCPERKPLTSKENVLMHSSILAPERESWRTAGEGENWRKANLRKDMERDMKADSNMPLNNSSQEVTKDLLDMTDHTSIRTIEELAGKIEFENELNHVCGHCQDSPFKEEAWALLVDKSPQKATDADPGSLKQAFDDHNIVETVLDLEEDYNVMTSFKYQIE, encoded by the exons ATGACCGTTGGCTGGGTCGGCGTCACTGCGCTGCGG ACATGGTCGCTTTTAGGAGAAATGTCTGAAAAACTAAGAAGATGCAGAAAGGAGCTGACTGCAGCCATTGACCGGGCCTTTGAAGGAGTTAGTTATTCCCAGGAGTGCACAGGCCAGCAGAGGCTGGAACTGAGCGCCGCGCCGCTCTCCTCCGCGCTGCTCGTGCCCAGGCTCCTCTGCAGAAGACATCCTCTGGCAGCCTGCTCTTCTGCTGCTCCTTTTGCTGCTGTCCCATGTGCTCCTAAGAATGAGAACCCTGCCTTTGCAACAAACCATGCCCCGGTAAATGCAAAACCACATGCTCTGTGCCCCGAGAGAAAACCTCTGACCAGCAAGGAAAATGTATTGATGCATTCCTCCATTTTGGCACCCGAAAGAGAGTCTTGGAGAACTGCAGGAGAGGGGGAAAACTGGAGAAAAGCAAATTTAAG GAAAGATATGGAGAGAGATATGAAGGCTGACTCAAACATGCCACTCAACAATTCTAGCCAAGAGGTCACAAAAGATCTGCTTGATATGACTG acCATACAAGCATCCGAACTATTGAAGAATTGGCTGgaaaaatagaatttgaaaaCGAATTGAACCACGTGTGTGGTCATTGCCAAGATTCACCCTTCAAAGAGGAAGCCTGGGCCCTGCTCGTGGACAAGAGCCCTCAGAAGGCCACAGATGCTGACCCTGGCAGCCTCAAACAGGCTTTTGATGATCATAATATTGTTGAGACTGTCCTGGACTTGGAAGAGGACTACAATGTGATGACCTCTTTTAAATACCAAATTGAGTAA
- the C4H3orf62 gene encoding uncharacterized protein C3orf62 homolog isoform X2 translates to MHYIKTWSLLGEMSEKLRRCRKELTAAIDRAFEGVSYSQECTGQQRLELSAAPLSSALLVPRLLCRRHPLAACSSAAPFAAVPCAPKNENPAFATNHAPVNAKPHALCPERKPLTSKENVLMHSSILAPERESWRTAGEGENWRKANLRKDMERDMKADSNMPLNNSSQEVTKDLLDMTDHTSIRTIEELAGKIEFENELNHVCGHCQDSPFKEEAWALLVDKSPQKATDADPGSLKQAFDDHNIVETVLDLEEDYNVMTSFKYQIE, encoded by the exons ATGCATTACATAAAGACATGGTCGCTTTTAGGAGAAATGTCTGAAAAACTAAGAAGATGCAGAAAGGAGCTGACTGCAGCCATTGACCGGGCCTTTGAAGGAGTTAGTTATTCCCAGGAGTGCACAGGCCAGCAGAGGCTGGAACTGAGCGCCGCGCCGCTCTCCTCCGCGCTGCTCGTGCCCAGGCTCCTCTGCAGAAGACATCCTCTGGCAGCCTGCTCTTCTGCTGCTCCTTTTGCTGCTGTCCCATGTGCTCCTAAGAATGAGAACCCTGCCTTTGCAACAAACCATGCCCCGGTAAATGCAAAACCACATGCTCTGTGCCCCGAGAGAAAACCTCTGACCAGCAAGGAAAATGTATTGATGCATTCCTCCATTTTGGCACCCGAAAGAGAGTCTTGGAGAACTGCAGGAGAGGGGGAAAACTGGAGAAAAGCAAATTTAAG GAAAGATATGGAGAGAGATATGAAGGCTGACTCAAACATGCCACTCAACAATTCTAGCCAAGAGGTCACAAAAGATCTGCTTGATATGACTG acCATACAAGCATCCGAACTATTGAAGAATTGGCTGgaaaaatagaatttgaaaaCGAATTGAACCACGTGTGTGGTCATTGCCAAGATTCACCCTTCAAAGAGGAAGCCTGGGCCCTGCTCGTGGACAAGAGCCCTCAGAAGGCCACAGATGCTGACCCTGGCAGCCTCAAACAGGCTTTTGATGATCATAATATTGTTGAGACTGTCCTGGACTTGGAAGAGGACTACAATGTGATGACCTCTTTTAAATACCAAATTGAGTAA